GGTGGTCAGCGGGATGCCGGCGTACGCCGGGACGGCCGCGACCGAGGAGACCCCGGGGACGACCTCGAAACCGAGGCCGGCCTTGGCGCAGGCCTGCGCCTCCTCGGGGCCCGAGGCGTAGAGGAACGGGTCGCCGGTCAGCAGGCGCACCACGCGGCGGCCCTTCTTGGCGTGCTTGACCACCACCTTGGCGCGGGCGGCGTGGGTCAGCGGTTGGCCGTCCTCACCGAAGCCGCCGTCGACGACCTCGGGGCCGTCGGTCGCGAGGCTCTCGGCAGGGACGCCCAGCAGCGTGGAGACCAGCTCCAGGTGCTCGGGCGACTCGGTGACGACCACCTCTGCCTGGCGCAGCAGCTCCACTGCGCGCAAGGTCATCAGGTCGGGGTCGCCGGGGCCGCTGCCGACGAACGACACCCAGCCGCGGGCCTGCTCGGAGGAGTCGGTCGTGGTGGTCTTGGCTCGCGTCATGCTTCTCGCACCTTGTCTGCTCCAGTGGTGGCCGCTGGACCTGGCTGGCCCAGCTGTCCTGCCCCGTCGGTGAGCATCTCTGCTCCCAACCGGGTCCCGACGCCCACGGCGTCGGAGGGCGTCCCGGTGGCGGACATCCGCACCGCGAGCGCCCCGTCGTGGGAGAGCGCGACTGCTCTCACCCACAGCTCGTCCCCGTCCTCGCCCTCGACGACCTCCGCCAGGGCGCCGATCGGCGCCGAGCATCCGCCCTCGAGGGTGGCGAGCACCGCTCGTTCCGTCTCGACCGCGGCCCGCGTGGGCGGGTGCTCCAGCGCCGCGAGCGCCGCGACCAGCTCGTCGTCCGAGCGGCACTCGATCGCCAGCGCACCCTGCCCGGGGGCGGGCAGCATCTGGAGGGGGTCGAGCACCTCGGTGACCTCCGCCAGACGGTCGATGCGGGCCAGTCCGGCCCGGGCCAGCACGACGGCGTCGCACTCGCCGTCGCGGATCTTGTCGATCCGCGTCCCGACGTTCCCACGGATGCCGACGACCTCCAAACCGAGTCCGAGCGCGTGCAGCTGCGCTGCGCGGCGCGGGGACCCGGTGCCCACGACGGCGCCCACGGGCAGCTCGCCCAGGGTCAGTCCGTCCCGGGCGACGAGGACGTCGCGGGGGTCCTCGCGCAGCGGCACGGCCGCCAGCGCGATGCCCTCGGCGCCATAGGTGGGCACGTCCTTGAGGGAGTGCACGGCGACGTCGACCTCACCGCGCAGCAGCGCGTCGCGCAGGGCGCTGACGAAGACACCGGTCGAGGAGCCACCGGCCAGCGGGGTGCCCTCGGCCTGGCTGCGGTCGCCGTCGGTGGTGACCTCGACCATCACCGTCTCGCGACCCAGCTGCTCGCGGATCATCTGCGCCACGTGGCCGGCCTGGGTGGTGGCCAGCAACGAGCGGCGGGTGCCCACGCGCACGGGCGCCGTGTGGGGTCGTGGGGAAGTGGTCATGTCGAGAGCCCCTCCGGACGGGTCACGGCGGAGACCGCCTCGGGGTCGAGCGCGAAGAGCTCGGCCAGCGCAGCGGCGTAGGACACCGCTCCGGTCTCGTTGGCCAGCTCGCGCACCCGGACGGTCGGTTCGTGGAGCAGCTTGTCGGCCACGCGGCGCACGGCGTGCAGCACCTCGGCGCGCGCGGCGGGGTCGAGGTCGGGCAGCCGGCTCTCGAGGCGCGACATCTCGGCGTCGACGACACCGGTGGCCATGGTGCGCAGCGCCACCACGGTCGGGGTCACGCTGGCCTGGCGGCGCGCGGCCAGGAACGCCGCGACCTCCTCGGTGACGATGTCGCGCACCGCACGCACCTCGGTGCCGGCCACGGTGTCGTCGACCTCGCTGGCGAGGCTGGCCAGGTTGATCAGGGTGATCCCGTCGAGGGTGGCGGCCTCGGGGTCGACGTCGTGCGGGAGTGCGAGGTCGATGACGGTGAGGGGCCGACCGTCGCGGCGCGCCTCCGCGAGCAGCGCGGCGCTGACCTGCACGCCGGTGGCGCCGGTGCAGGTCACCAGGAGGTCGGCCGCGGCGAGCTCGGCGGGCAGCTGGTGCAGCGGCGCCGTGCGAGCGCCGTACTCCCCCGCGAGCCGCTCGGCGCGCGCGGCGGTCCGGTTGAGCACGACGATGTCGCCCGCTCCGTGGCGCGCCATGGTCGCCGTGGCCAGTCCGGCCATCGAGCCGGCGCCCAGCACCGCGACCCGGCGGCCGGCGACGTCGCCGAGGCTGACGCTGGCGTGGCGCAGCGCGGAGGCGATCAGGGACGGGGCGGCCCGGTCGATGTCGGTCTCGGCGCGCGAGCGCTTGCCCACGCGCAGCGCCTGCTGGAAGAGGCTGTTGAGCGCCGGTCCGACGGTGCCCATCTCCTGGCCGAGTCGCAGGGCCTCGCGGGTCTGGCCGAGGATCTGTCCCTCTCCCACCGCCATCGAGTCGAGCCCGGCCGCGACCTGGAAGAGGTGCGAGACCGCGCCGTCGTCGTAGTGGACGTAGAGGTGCGGCAGCATCGCCTCGGT
This Nocardioides dokdonensis FR1436 DNA region includes the following protein-coding sequences:
- the hemC gene encoding hydroxymethylbilane synthase, which encodes MTTSPRPHTAPVRVGTRRSLLATTQAGHVAQMIREQLGRETVMVEVTTDGDRSQAEGTPLAGGSSTGVFVSALRDALLRGEVDVAVHSLKDVPTYGAEGIALAAVPLREDPRDVLVARDGLTLGELPVGAVVGTGSPRRAAQLHALGLGLEVVGIRGNVGTRIDKIRDGECDAVVLARAGLARIDRLAEVTEVLDPLQMLPAPGQGALAIECRSDDELVAALAALEHPPTRAAVETERAVLATLEGGCSAPIGALAEVVEGEDGDELWVRAVALSHDGALAVRMSATGTPSDAVGVGTRLGAEMLTDGAGQLGQPGPAATTGADKVREA
- a CDS encoding glutamyl-tRNA reductase: MSVLVVGLSHNSAPVSLLERVASTDDDGVHKLVTDAAAASHVSEATVISTCNRLEVYADVDRFHGSVEELSTLLVERAGETTEAMLPHLYVHYDDGAVSHLFQVAAGLDSMAVGEGQILGQTREALRLGQEMGTVGPALNSLFQQALRVGKRSRAETDIDRAAPSLIASALRHASVSLGDVAGRRVAVLGAGSMAGLATATMARHGAGDIVVLNRTAARAERLAGEYGARTAPLHQLPAELAAADLLVTCTGATGVQVSAALLAEARRDGRPLTVIDLALPHDVDPEAATLDGITLINLASLASEVDDTVAGTEVRAVRDIVTEEVAAFLAARRQASVTPTVVALRTMATGVVDAEMSRLESRLPDLDPAARAEVLHAVRRVADKLLHEPTVRVRELANETGAVSYAAALAELFALDPEAVSAVTRPEGLST